The DNA segment TTTTAGAAAACACCTGCGTGTAACCAGACCCGTGACGCAGGTGAAGGAAACGGGTCTACATCGGAAGCGGGCAGTATAGCTATTTGTCATACAAATAGCGAGATGCTGCTGTTGGTTTTACAGCCACATAACAAATCTGATAGTATACCCCCCTATAGTATGGAGGGCGTATGCCGCATTCACCTGAAGATAAAAAACGTATTCTCACTCGGGTTCGCCGTATCCGCGGGCAGGTTGACGCGCTGGAACGGGCGCTGGAGTCAGGAGAACCTTGCCTGGCGATCCTGCAACAGATTGCCGCCGTTCGCGGCGCATCTAACGGGCTGATGGGAGAGATGGTTGAGATTCACCTGAAAGATGAACTGGTCAGCGGCGACACCACGCCGGATC comes from the Citrobacter koseri ATCC BAA-895 genome and includes:
- a CDS encoding metal/formaldehyde-sensitive transcriptional repressor, with amino-acid sequence MPHSPEDKKRILTRVRRIRGQVDALERALESGEPCLAILQQIAAVRGASNGLMGEMVEIHLKDELVSGDTTPDQRAVRMAEIGHLLRAYLK